The DNA window TACTACAAGGTatgtaaatagttttttattttttttccagggcattaatgtttgcctacaaaacctccactggctctgcacccctttacctaaattcattacttcagattatgtgcctctagaagcttgcgttctgcaagtgaacgtcgctttattgtgccatcacAAAGagtcacaaaatcactttcactgacttttaaattaaatgttccctcctggtggaatgacctgcccaactcaatccgagcagctgagtccttagccagcATCAgcaatcggctaaaaacacatctcttccatctttatttgaccctctaactctatcactctctattctaattctattctttttcaaaaaataaaataaaaaaccatgccccatttagacttgcactctgtttatttactaacagcttgttttctttaaaaaaaaaaaaagaatgaaactaacactagcttctaatctttttgtattctatttgttttattttttatttattaacaaaagcaaaaaacgcCTCTTACACTAGATTGCTCTATTATTTTCCTATTCtatctttttaatgtatttttcgttttctttttttatatgatttttttttaaaccttgctacgtgtactgcataaAGCTAACTAAAGACttgtagcacttgcatatcattgctcttttattgattttaattgcttccattgtcctcatttgtaagtcacttttttgctaagtgactaaatgtaaatgtaaagattgTGTTGTGAAAGTGTataaatttttagtgaattgtttaaatttttagtttttgtgttttttgggaaGTTTTTGTGATTTTGGGGAAGATCATGTTTACCTAGtctttaatttgatattttaaagccATGATCTCTTACATTAAAGGTCTGCGAACGATCAGACTTTTGTCAATCAAAAacgtcacacaaacacataagaAATGCCACACTACTTTTCACTCCAGCTGATGTTTGTAATACGTCTTTGACAATTTCTGTGCAAGTTAAAGCTGCACTCATGAATAAgttttacactttttaataacactttttaaatagTACTTTTGAGAAATGTTTACTGGATGATTCACATGATATGTATTCTCCAGTGATATCAGTAATCGAATAAGCTCGTTTATTTTGCCTGGAGCGGGTCGCCTCGTGGGGCAGAAATGTTTACGTGGCTTTTGCTGATGAAAAACGAAGCATGCACTTTAACATCAGCAGAAGGGgaaaaacctgtttttatacagtctattgGAAAATCACATATGCTACCAtgatatgtatacatttttaatgctaaTTAATAAAATCCCATGTTACAAACATATATCAATATTTACTTAACAGTCTTCACAATACAGCATCAGTATCAAAAGTTCACTTAAACTTcaactttatttaacagtatAAGTGTTTTAGATTCTGAAGAAATTCGGAggatgaaaatatattatatgtctAGGTGTGATGGGGAGAAAGATCAAGGAATTGTAACCATGTTTCATTCGAATTAAAGTTAATGAGCAGTGTGCACTATTTTCGGAAGATCAAAGAATAAGCACCCAATTAAGGAAGATGTTAAAAATACCTCAAGACCCACAAACAGAACACTAATTGCAAGTAACCAACTACCGTTGCATTTAAAACACaagtttaaaacttaaaaagttaCTTTGAACAAAGTTTAAATAACTCTAAATGCAGTAATTTTCTTTCTATACCACTGTCCAATACAGGTCACTTTTGCAGTCTGTTCATGTAGCATATCAACACTAATGACATGAAACAGGAATATAAAGTGATCAAATCATAAGTGTTAGTCTGTGATGTTCTaagatatattttgttttcatttccagACACATTGGTGGAGTCTTTTTAACTGAACATTGCAAGTCATTATTTCaccattttattgtatattttaaaaaaatattacaaatagtgTAGAACATGAAAATTAAGAACTAAACGTCCATCAGGTAAtcgtacattaaaaaaaatacaaaattattaatgacAACACACCCACATTATCTACTTTATGTATACAGTAAACAAATGTGAGTTACTGATTTCCAGAGTCGAAATAGTCATCTTGTTTAATTGTGGTGCAAAATCATGAATTTTAAACTGGCAAATTTTAACATGTTTGCACTACAACATTATATTGctcatttgtgttttataaagaCTATTTTCTCCATTGGTcatgaaaacagaacaaaacaaacatttaaaaacagctgttttcatcatttaaaagTCCTGTCGAATATTCTCTTTGTTCTCATCCCCCTGTTGCTGTTTCATCTGTGCCACTTCATTCTCCAGCTGAATGATGGCACGCTCAATCTCATAGTTCTTACTAACGAGAGACACCCAGCTGTGGAAACATAAGCAGAAACAATTCCATCAGAGCTGAGTAAACTAATTTAATTCAGCCTTGTTCAAGACAAATTCTGGAAATGGGTTCCATATAGAAACATGATGAAGTACTGACTTTGACTCAAGTTCTCGTAGTTTGGCTCCTCCAGCCAGCTGATCGTTTTTGCGCTGCCAGTTCAGGTCCTGTATCTGCTTTTAAAACGAGAACAGAAAAACATTAGGGGAAACCTGTTAATAGATAACCCTGTAAATAGATATTACCCTATTAATAGATAACCgcttcattttaaatttcatttcaaaagCCAGTTAAATAGTTTGTGCACAACCACAATATACAACATCCATATGTAAAGTAAATTGCATCGACCTACAAGTTACTCACCTAACCTTCTGCAGTTCCTTTTGTGCGTTTTCAATCATTAAGGCCAAGTTACTGTAATCACAGAAACAACAACCAGTTATGATCAGCATAAATCcacaaataaaactgttttcactttGTATTTATATTGCATCAGTAATGAATTAAATAGCTTTTTAATCCAAAGTCATGAGCCCAAAAAATAGTGTTCATTGTATTCAGACTTGAACcccttattaaaaataaattacatatggGTTAGGTTATATATGATGGATTcggtcggtaacttttggggctcgcgcctgacggaagaacattgtagccggagctacttctctctgtttgcaTCTATGgtgagtcacgcaggtactgtgctactctgcagtgtttccgaccccaaccagactaaaatagtccgaatatacacatttattattggtgtaccgtagtgattcaggataagacaaaaacacggtttggaaaatggattcatgatgtacttgctcattatatatattttttacattttcaacacaaaacaacactgtggcacagccctgcgctgattggaccagaagagccgggagcggtggatttttgtttatgttggagagaagtagctccggctacaatggtCTTCCGCCAGAcacgagccccaaaagttaccgactgcagctttaaaggaatagttcaaccaaaaattaaaattagctgaaaatgtactcacaccCAGGttatccaagatgcagatgagcttgtttctcagtgtaaacagatttggagaaatttagcattacaacacttgctcaccaatggaatGGACTCTGTTTTGGCCAAATGCAATGGTTTAAtgttaaaacgccttaatgatggattttttcttacaaacatgcagcttttgactTCATATGATGTTAACGGATGGACAggagtcatatggattacttgtgaatcattgtgatgtttttatcagctgtttggactctcattctgacggcacccattcactacagaggatctattggtgagcaagctcaatttcttcaaaactgttctgatgaagaaacaaactcatttacacataggatggcctgagggtgagtgcattttcatctctggatgaactattcctttaaatcaacACAGGGGGTCTAAGTTTCCTGCTAAAGATTCAAATCTTGAATAGTCTGTTCACTTACTCATTAGACACCTTCCATGCATTAGTTCCATACTGGGCCATGAGCTCAAGGTTTTCAATGCGCACTGCCTGGTGCTCCAGCTGGGCCATAGAGTTATTGACACAGTCCTGCCATGCTGTGATGTCATTCTTCTGCCCAGATGATGGAGCAGGAAGCTCATATCTAAGAAAAGCACAAGAAGGTGAGATCTAGCAGTAAGCAACACTTTTTAGGTATAGCTGGATGCGCTCATTATCACATGTAAACTCGAAACTAGCTTAGACCAACTAATGTAGgccttcctgtagctcaaacagcagGGCATGGCTCTTTTAGTATCACTAGCAATGCCAAGTTCATGTtctattcccagggaaagcaagaactgataaaaacgGGCACCTTGAATGCAAAgcaagttgctttagataaacggatgtgtaaatgtaaatgaaactaTCCGTATAATGCTTGTAAGGTATCAACAATGAAGCtagtgtaattatttaaatgcatgcaatAAATCAGCTTCAATAAAGAGCACCAAACTAACCAGATCTTACATTTTTGTATGAAGGAACAAACTACAAGCAAAGCACTGCGAATGAGTTGGACAATGAAACAATGCTGCAATCTAAAACTACTAGCTTACAGTACCTGATTTTAAGTAGAAAACAACTTTTTATACTTAAATGCTTTTGATATATATAAGAAGTCTGAGATTTACAAGTTGCTTTTTTGCATTTCCATCATTAACATTGGCATCTGATTAATGGAGACCTCTATGCAACTTATTTTTGGCATGTACAGAACAACTTGAATGTGTGAAGCTTCTTGTAGTCATCCGCGTCCACTTATTTTAGCTGTGCAAAATAGTCAGCTATGCTGCTTGACTCTGCAAACTGATATTTgttatcataatattttaatttattattgcaaTCATGAACACTAGTTTGTAgcacaaacagttttaccatttactgcactttgataTTCAGCAGAAGTCCTGCACATTTACAGAAATCAGCTTTACATCATTCCAAAATAAACTGGATTGAATTATGCTagtgtattgtatttaaaaatgaagtTGATGTGTATATATTCTAGATCAGAACCACCTGTAACTTACCTCTTCATGCTGAGCAGCTCCATGGGTTGACGAGCAGCCAGTCTCTCAAACTCATTCCTCATGATCTCTGTCTAACGAGAACAACAGGACACTAAGATTATAGTGTGAACCACATTATAGTAAAACAGAAGCAGAAAGGGTCTTCTTCTCGTACCTCAAAAGCAGAGAAATCTGGTGTGGCCAGGTAGCTCAGATAGTTCTTGGTTGGTCTGTATCTTCTTGTCTCTTCTTCCACCAAAGCAGCTGCCTGAAATTTATTCAAACCGATTCGAATGTACATTTCCCTCTAATCCAGACAACTGTAACACTATAGCATACTCAAAACAGAAACATATgatgaataaacaactaaactgtCTCGTTTAAGAGCCAGAAGTAGACGCAGCCGGCATAGAGCCTGCAtgtcttatatttattatttatcgtCGTTTTAAGGAAACAGAACgtacagaaaaatatattcagTCTACTTACGGCTTCTCTGACCCCTGGAGCATCGTAACCCTGGTCGAAATAAGGCAGAGCATCAACAAAAACATCACCAGCGACTGAAGCCGGTCCTGCCATCCTTCACAAAAACACGCTTGACGCTCTGCTTCTGTTACGATGGGATTGAATGAGAAACGAACACTAGCGCCCCCTTGTGTATCGGAAGAGCCCTCCGTCTAGTGTCGGGGGCCCCGGCCTGAACTAAATTCTGGCCAAGATTTAGTAATgtcgtgcacacaatttagtaAAACGAGAATATTCGTGCTCACgaatgtgcggggctccgtaaaacgagagagagagagaaaaaaaatcggTTAACTCCGAGCAGAATCGGTATTTTACCGATTTCTGATCATGCGTTTCTCTGTATTATTACCGTTCTGAAACCGGTTTGAGTAGAAAAAATGGTTAGcgtcatttttaaaaactttgtctttgcaaataataataatagcaataataataaagtacagcgtcaaaaaaaaaaaaaaaaaaaaaaaaaaacctgaggaGAACCTTTACGCTTAGTCAGCCAGAGTCATCTTTTCTAGATCTTGGCCAGATGttttaaacgaaaaaaaaaaaaactgtcaaagctttaaagacattaaagcatttttttaaaatatatttaaaatgtttgctgcatggaTGAAAAAACGATGCTtgtataaaattgtgttttgagaggaaaaaaaaaaacaggcttatGTCgcgttttattattacattcagaaataatgtaggctaaaatacCGGAAATTCTAAATGTTTACAACCATTATAAACACAGGCTATTTTATTCCCTTCCCTTCACAACAAATCCTTGTCTCATTAACAGTATTTAGGCTATATAAACGtcaagccaaaaatacatttttcgttacatatctggatgctaaaataatatttattacatgtaGGTTTTACATTTAGCTTGCATTATCTACGTAAATCATCATCCTTTACAAAGGCTATAACAGCACAAAGATGCTCTGGTCACATCGGACTATTTCAATTGAGCGATGTCAAGGGAGCATAAATGTTGTGTGCGCGTGCATGAGGCGCCAGCGCGATCACTGCATTGTTTTCCCAACTGTTATTAATAATTTAGTCAGATACACACACTGGTTGTTCATACAAGCAAGACATCATTCATCACTGTAAAGCCttgggaaaataataataatgataataataataataaagaatgaaaagaaaactgtaaaaaagttaattattcttaaaatgtagcacatgtagtttattttgtttattatttttttactgttcataTACTGAAAGACATGACTTTTGcttgtatagtttttttaaacagttagtgAGTCTTATGTAGGACAGTGTTTGAACTGAAACGTGTTGGCCTTTAGCCTACATGAAATGCATCACTGCAATGATAATTCACCACATGACTGATAAATCAGTTATGTAAATGGGAGAGACAGACTGAATAGTATACTGCAGCAGGTGCACAATAGCTAACTTTTCTTAAATGACATCACTGCTGGTGGGAGGGGCCCCATCTCGTGTTTAGCTGAGGGCCTTTAAGATGTGCAGTACGCCTCtgtttatattcaacaaatgataaaactgtgctagatcATGAGTTTTGTGAGGGAAGGCTTACGAGAAGCTACTAGTGATTTTCAAATTGAAATTGTGTGTGTAACACGTAGCAGTGActgtaaaacatgtattttaggtatggagtGGGGTATTCTGATTGGGTCAATGGGCTTGTTTTAGCCTATTTTAGATTGGACTGATTTTGTTACACAGACCTGACAACACACTGCCTCTGTCTCTATAATCAATTTCAAGTAACgttacccttcaaaagtttgattTCAGTGGATCACTACTTATACACTAGTTACTACTTCTTACATGTTAAGGAATAACAGCAGTCATCgaaatgattaaataacacaaatgcacTTTGTTAGATTATATCACACTctatataataaacaacacatataaaaaaattggTCAAAACCATGTTATTGCCAATTTGCTTCTTTCAA is part of the Cyprinus carpio isolate SPL01 chromosome A8, ASM1834038v1, whole genome shotgun sequence genome and encodes:
- the LOC109084725 gene encoding pre-mRNA-splicing factor SPF27, with translation MAGPASVAGDVFVDALPYFDQGYDAPGVREAAAALVEEETRRYRPTKNYLSYLATPDFSAFETEIMRNEFERLAARQPMELLSMKRYELPAPSSGQKNDITAWQDCVNNSMAQLEHQAVRIENLELMAQYGTNAWKVSNDNLALMIENAQKELQKVRKQIQDLNWQRKNDQLAGGAKLRELESNWVSLVSKNYEIERAIIQLENEVAQMKQQQGDENKENIRQDF